In Borrelia anserina Es, the DNA window GTTATTATATAAGCTTATGATTGATGAGAACACAAAAAGTATCTTAATTAGTATTAAGAATTATATCATTAATTTTGAGGATTTGATTTATTGTCGATGTTTATCTCGTCTTTCAGAATTATAGTCCAAGGTTAGGCATTTTGGGATCATAAAATTTAACTCTTATTTATGATTGACTCTTTTTTCAATTAATAAAGTTTTTTGTGATGTGATAGAAATATGAAAAATATATCATTCACTTTGAGTGTAATTTTGTATTTGGTCAAACTTCTTGTTTAGATCAATATGTATATATTGATAAGATGCTTATTGCATGAAATTTTTTATAAAAAACTTGAAAAGTAATATTATTGCATTATAATTATGGATTATTAAGGAGGCACATTATAATGAACAAGAATGCATTAAGTGCAATATTGATGACTTTATTTTTATTTATATCTTGTAATAATTCAGGTGGTATAAAGGAAGGCCAAGCATCTAGATCTGATGGAACAGTGATTGATCTAGCAAAAGTAAGTGAAAAGATAAAAGGAACTATTGCTTTTGCGGAAGCTGCTAAAGAAGTAGAAGTTCTAGTTAAATCAATAGATGAACTTGCTGAGTCTATTGGAAAGAAAATACAAAATAGCGACACTTTAGCTACTGAGGCTAACCATAATGGTACATTGATCGCAGGAGCATTTCAAATAGCATTGACTATAGAAAATAAATTGAAGGCATTAGGACTAGAAGCATCTAAATTTTCTGATGAATTGAAGGCAAAGGTTAATGATGCTAATAGTAAGAGCAGATTATTCTTAAATAAGATAAAAGGAGAACATAGCGATTTGGGTAAAGAAGGCGCTACTGATGCTCATGCAAAGGAAGCCATAAAAACAGATAATACTACTAAAACTAAGGGAGCTACTGAACTTCTTGGGTTAAAAGAATCAGTTAAAGTCTTAATGGGTTCTGTTTCAACTTTATTAGAATCTGCAATCAATGAGCTTACAACACCTGCACCTGCTGCTAAGAAATCTAGTGAGTCTTAAAATAAATTTCCAAAGTACTATTATAAGATTAATTTTAATTATATAAGTAAGTAACTGAAAAAATAAAGTCAATAAATAAAAAGCTAAGAGCGTAATCCTCTTAGCTTTTGTTGTCACTTAAAGATTCTATTTGGGTTTTCCATATATTTATTAATGTGTACATATGCTTAATAATAAATATTTAGACTTAATTTAATTCTCTCTTTATTTGTTTATTTGATTTAATCATATCATTTTGTATATGAAGTAATTTTTTCAGTTAGATGTAACCTTGGTGTAAGGTAGTTTTGTGTCGAGTAGTTCAAAGTAAAAGAATTTATATTTGTGGAGTTTTTTGGCATTTGATTTAAATGGTATATATTGTTGTTATTATCTAAATAGTTAATTAATTTTTTAACCAGGAGGAGTGATGAATAAGATTATTTTAGCGATATTGATATCATTTTGTTTTTTTTCTTGTGGTTTCGGTGCTTTTGATAGGTTGCTAGACCAAGCAAGCGCAGGACGTTTATATGAAAGCACAATAGATACTGTTAATGAGTTGTTAGATAAATTACAAACAGGACTTTTAGATGAAAGTACTAATGAATTGAGAGATCATACAGAAGCAGCACTTTTAGATAAAAGTGCTGGTGTATCGATACATCAAGAAGCAAACTCTTTAAAGGAAGATCAAAATGTAAGAGGAGGTATAAATATACAAGGAGATCAAGGAGATGTTATTGACTATGTTGGGGGGTATATTGAAGGGAGATTAGAAATGAACCAAGTTGTTTATCCTAACTCCATAGAACTACCTGTTGCTGAGTCTTCAGTGAATCTAGTTCCATATTCTTATGAAGAAAAATATCAAGAGAAGATAACAATAAGAAAAGAGGATTTGGTACCAATCACTGATGAAGAAATAGACGCAGACAAGAAAATTAAAGAGGTAGAGAATATCATTAAGAATAATGAATTCCCAGCAATGCTCAATGGGGCAAATAAGCTTCTAGATGAATATAAGCAATTAAAAATCAATATTTTTCATGTGATGGAAAGACTCAAAGATAAGATAAATTTGCTGAAATCAAAGAATATAAGCAGTGGAAATAAGAATAAAATACGGGATTTAAATAAATTTTCAAATCAATTATATTCTCAATTGTTTGAATTTGAAG includes these proteins:
- a CDS encoding Vsp/OspC family lipoprotein, with product MNKNALSAILMTLFLFISCNNSGGIKEGQASRSDGTVIDLAKVSEKIKGTIAFAEAAKEVEVLVKSIDELAESIGKKIQNSDTLATEANHNGTLIAGAFQIALTIENKLKALGLEASKFSDELKAKVNDANSKSRLFLNKIKGEHSDLGKEGATDAHAKEAIKTDNTTKTKGATELLGLKESVKVLMGSVSTLLESAINELTTPAPAAKKSSES
- a CDS encoding P12 family lipoprotein, which translates into the protein MNKIILAILISFCFFSCGFGAFDRLLDQASAGRLYESTIDTVNELLDKLQTGLLDESTNELRDHTEAALLDKSAGVSIHQEANSLKEDQNVRGGINIQGDQGDVIDYVGGYIEGRLEMNQVVYPNSIELPVAESSVNLVPYSYEEKYQEKITIRKEDLVPITDEEIDADKKIKEVENIIKNNEFPAMLNGANKLLDEYKQLKINIFHVMERLKDKINLLKSKNISSGNKNKIRDLNKFSNQLYSQLFEFEACQASILNAIGEIELAQDLFEKSKEALRKAIINRLENNSNRVSSLRQDIHLSANLSREAWRNAETSLNKVESAVFNLNEVSALMRSIERYIDQIEPLSNED